From a single Verrucomicrobiota bacterium genomic region:
- the gnd gene encoding decarboxylating NADP(+)-dependent phosphogluconate dehydrogenase, which translates to GENGAGHFVKMVHNGIEYGDMQMICETYQLMREGLGMSNDEMHAVFAAWNDGELNSYLIEITRDILAHKDDGRYVIDLILDTAGQKGTGKWTAIEALDLGQPLTLIGEAVFARCLSALKDERVAASKALAGPSTRFDGDKAAFVNDLRQALYASKIVSYAQGYQLMRAAAAEYRWNLNYGGIALMWRGGCIIRSVFLGKIKEAFDRNRELVNLLLDPFFKDALITAQPAWRRVVAKAVELGIPVPAVSTALAYFDGYRHERLPANLLQAQRDYFGAHTYERVDKPRGEFFHTNWTGRGGDTAASTYTA; encoded by the coding sequence GGCGAGAACGGCGCCGGCCATTTCGTCAAGATGGTGCACAACGGCATCGAGTACGGCGACATGCAGATGATCTGCGAGACCTACCAGCTCATGCGTGAAGGCCTCGGGATGTCCAATGACGAGATGCACGCCGTCTTCGCCGCGTGGAACGACGGCGAGCTCAACTCCTACCTCATCGAGATCACACGCGATATCCTCGCTCACAAGGACGACGGCCGGTACGTCATCGACCTCATCCTTGACACCGCCGGGCAGAAGGGGACCGGCAAGTGGACGGCGATCGAGGCGCTTGACCTCGGCCAGCCGCTCACACTCATCGGCGAGGCCGTGTTTGCCCGTTGCCTCTCAGCGCTCAAAGACGAGCGCGTCGCCGCATCGAAGGCGCTTGCCGGTCCCTCGACGAGGTTCGACGGCGACAAGGCCGCCTTCGTCAACGACCTTCGCCAGGCGCTGTACGCCTCGAAGATCGTCAGCTACGCCCAGGGCTACCAGCTCATGCGCGCCGCGGCGGCCGAGTACAGATGGAATCTCAACTACGGGGGCATCGCGCTCATGTGGCGCGGCGGCTGCATCATCCGCTCGGTCTTCCTCGGCAAGATCAAGGAGGCGTTCGACCGCAACCGCGAGTTGGTCAACCTGCTGCTCGACCCGTTCTTCAAGGACGCGCTGATCACGGCGCAGCCGGCGTGGCGACGCGTGGTGGCCAAGGCCGTTGAGCTCGGCATCCCCGTGCCGGCCGTCAGCACGGCGCTTGCCTACTTCGACGGCTACCGCCATGAGCGGCTGCCGGCCAACCTGCTCCAGGCCCAGCGCGATTACTTCGGCGCGCACACCTACGAGCGCGTCGACAAGCCGCGCGGCGAGTTCTTCCACACCAACTGGACCGGCCGCGGCGGCGACACCGCGGCCTCGACATACACTGCCTGA